A window from Pangasianodon hypophthalmus isolate fPanHyp1 chromosome 16, fPanHyp1.pri, whole genome shotgun sequence encodes these proteins:
- the senp1 gene encoding sentrin-specific protease 1 isoform X1, producing the protein MFNKFYEWIESGIATLRNGVPAAGDPSDTVRVQQDAPSQRKRPLQSLEDGDAINHEEDRAVKKFRMGDIMDTMKNAAEGMKTHGSTVALWMRNSVSPTLRNMLPASPGPPQTHIPSPDAANSSGSVWTESKLIERPHETHKDTFVAPVTAFEWKTIIKSDSLRTEQSVTISKVSRRHVHTSLPLHETHKTNGHPVTTCTSKPCPSPRLGRPIYIRAQRSPSRFSTPGPSTGSTSYTSMYEKTFPIRVVQNPSPGSSGRHWRGRTHCTAQESVREEEKEVYRRLLAMVSGGQSSFFHDSTSNPGIRSHRDFSSFLTSNRRLLQCASPEGSGAGESSLGLSSLSPSPQTSSAMHSPSALSNGPETQSWDPDSDGKYVARKTVLAERSVPSPAALQDTSSQDTQSSGVHSAHDGDSVIFVKEQHGKRPEGSSVPCFQAELWIKELTSLYDARARERRRLIEKQEALASQLQHQRLSGEGRADLRSVELRVRVPLEKEVPVTPVVEEAEPEAEEQEFPELTEAMQNEVNRALRGGSQDDVLSEGFRLTITRKDLQTLSHLNWLNDEVINFYMNMLVERSKSPHLPSVYTFNTFFFPKLRSSGYSTVRRWTKKVDIFSVDIILVPVHLGVHWCLAVVDFRKKTITYFDSMGGNNDEACRILLNYLKQESEDKKKQEFDTSDWILHSKKRNEIPQQMNGSDCGMFTCKYAEYITKDKPITFTQKHMPYFRRRMVWEILNRKLLR; encoded by the exons ATGTTCAATAAATTCTACGAATGGATTGAAAGTGGAATAGCAACTCTGCGCAATGGAGTGCCGGCTGCTGGAGATCCATCCGACACCGTCCGAGTTCAACAAGACGCTCCTTCACAGAGGAAAAGACCATTACAGAG tttgGAAGATGGGGATGCCATTAATCATGAAGAGGACAGAGCTGTTAAGAAGTTTAGAATGG GAGATATTATGGACACAATGAAGAATGCTGCTGAAGGGATGAAGACCCATGGCTCCACTGTTGCTTTGTGGATGCGCAACAGCGTTAGTCCAACCTTGAGGAACATGCTACCTGCTTCCCCTGGCCCACCTCAAACTCACATACCATCACCTGATGCAGCCAATTCATCGGGATCTGTCTGGACTGAAAGCAAG TTAATTGAAAGACCACATGAAACGCACAAGGACACATTCGTTGCTCCAGTAACAGCTTTTGAATGGAAGACTATCATTAAATCAG ACTCTTTAAGAACCGAGCAGTCAGTGACTATATCGAAGGTCAGCAGACGACATGTACACACAAGCCTTCCACTCCATGAGACGCACAAAACCAATGGCCACCCAGTTACTACCTGCACTTCTAAACCTTGCCCATCTCCACGACTCGGCCGTCCTATTTACATCAGAGCACAAAGATCACCAAg tcGATTTTCGACACCTGGGCCAAGCACAGGGAGCACGTCTTACACCAGCATGTATGAGAAAACCTTTCCCATTCGAGTAGTGCAGAATCCTTCCCCCGGCTCCTCCGGCCGTCACTGGAGAGGCAGAACTCACTGCACAGCACAAGAG TCAGTACgtgaggaggagaaggaggtgtACAGGCGGTTACTAGCCATGGTGTCCGGCGGCCAGTCATCATTCTTCCATGACAGCACTTCTAACCCAGGGATCCGATCACATCGGGattt TTCCAGTTTCCTGACTTCGAATCGCAGGCTGCTGCAGTGTGCCTCGCCAGAAGGCTCAGGAGCGGGAGAGTCCTCTCTCGGTTTATCCAGCCTGTCTCCTAGTCCCCAGACCTCGAGCGCAATGCACAGCCCTTCTGCACTCTCCAACGGGCCTGAAACACAGTCCTGGGATCCTGATTCAGATGGCAAATACGTCGCAAGAAAAACAGTGTTAGCCGAGCGGTCAGTGCCCTCCCCGGCGGCTCTTCAAGATACTTCTTCTCAGGACACACAGTCTTCTGGTGTGCACTCTG CTCATGATGGGGATTCTGTCATTTTTGTAAAGGAGCAACATGGCAAGAGACCAGAGGGCTCCAG CGTACCATGTTTCCAAGCCGAGCTGTGGATCAAAGAACT GACAAGCCTTTATGACGCCCGTGCTCGGGAGAGACGGAGGCTAATAGAGAAGCAAGAGGCTCTGGCATCTCAGCTTCAGCATCAG CGCCTTTCCGGCGAGGGTAGAGCTGATTTAAGAAGTGTGGAGCTGCGGGTGCGAGTCCCTCTAGAAAAGGAGGTTCCTGTGACGCCTGTTGTCGAGGAAGCAGAGCCTGAAGCAGAGGAACAGGAATTCCCTGAGTTGACAGAG GCCATGCAAAATGAGGTGAACCGGGCACTAAGAGGTGGAAGTCAGGACGACGTGCTCAGTGAGGGATTCCGCCTTACCATCACCAGGAAGGACCTGCAGACCCTCAGCCACCTCAACTGGCTCAACGATGAG GTGATAAACTTCTACATGAACATGCTGGTGGAGCGGAGCAAGTCACCCCACCTGCCCTCTGTCTACACCTTcaacacttttttctttcccaaGCTGCGCAGCTCAGGATACTCAACTGTACGGCGCTGGACCAAGAAGGTGGACATCTTCTCTGTGGACATTATCTTGGTGCCCGTCCACCTAGGAGTGCACTGGTGTCTCGCT GTAGTGGATTTCCGCAAAAAGACCATCACGTATTTTGATTCCATGGGCGGGAACAATGACGAGGCGTGTCGGATTTTGCT AAATTATTTGAAGCAAGAAAGTGAAGACAAAAAGAAGCAAGAATTTGATACCTCAGACTGGATCCTTCATAGTAAAAAACGCAAC GAGATTCCTCAGCAAATGAATGGCAGCGACTGTGGGATGTTTACATGCAAGTATGCTGAATACATCACCAAAGACAAACCGATCACATTTACACAG AAACACATGCCGTATTTCAGGAGGCGGATGGTGTGGGAGATCTTGAACCGAAAACTTCTGCGATAA
- the senp1 gene encoding sentrin-specific protease 1 isoform X2, with protein sequence MFNKFYEWIESGIATLRNGVPAAGDPSDTVRVQQDAPSQRKRPLQSLEDGDAINHEEDRAVKKFRMGDIMDTMKNAAEGMKTHGSTVALWMRNSVSPTLRNMLPASPGPPQTHIPSPDAANSSGSVWTESKLIERPHETHKDTFVAPVTAFEWKTIIKSDSLRTEQSVTISKVSRRHVHTSLPLHETHKTNGHPVTTCTSKPCPSPRLGRPIYIRAQRSPSRFSTPGPSTGSTSYTSMYEKTFPIRVVQNPSPGSSGRHWRGRTHCTAQESVREEEKEVYRRLLAMVSGGQSSFFHDSTSNPGIRSHRDFSSFLTSNRRLLQCASPEGSGAGESSLGLSSLSPSPQTSSAMHSPSALSNGPETQSWDPDSDGKYVARKTVLAERSVPSPAALQDTSSQDTQSSAHDGDSVIFVKEQHGKRPEGSSVPCFQAELWIKELTSLYDARARERRRLIEKQEALASQLQHQRLSGEGRADLRSVELRVRVPLEKEVPVTPVVEEAEPEAEEQEFPELTEAMQNEVNRALRGGSQDDVLSEGFRLTITRKDLQTLSHLNWLNDEVINFYMNMLVERSKSPHLPSVYTFNTFFFPKLRSSGYSTVRRWTKKVDIFSVDIILVPVHLGVHWCLAVVDFRKKTITYFDSMGGNNDEACRILLNYLKQESEDKKKQEFDTSDWILHSKKRNEIPQQMNGSDCGMFTCKYAEYITKDKPITFTQKHMPYFRRRMVWEILNRKLLR encoded by the exons ATGTTCAATAAATTCTACGAATGGATTGAAAGTGGAATAGCAACTCTGCGCAATGGAGTGCCGGCTGCTGGAGATCCATCCGACACCGTCCGAGTTCAACAAGACGCTCCTTCACAGAGGAAAAGACCATTACAGAG tttgGAAGATGGGGATGCCATTAATCATGAAGAGGACAGAGCTGTTAAGAAGTTTAGAATGG GAGATATTATGGACACAATGAAGAATGCTGCTGAAGGGATGAAGACCCATGGCTCCACTGTTGCTTTGTGGATGCGCAACAGCGTTAGTCCAACCTTGAGGAACATGCTACCTGCTTCCCCTGGCCCACCTCAAACTCACATACCATCACCTGATGCAGCCAATTCATCGGGATCTGTCTGGACTGAAAGCAAG TTAATTGAAAGACCACATGAAACGCACAAGGACACATTCGTTGCTCCAGTAACAGCTTTTGAATGGAAGACTATCATTAAATCAG ACTCTTTAAGAACCGAGCAGTCAGTGACTATATCGAAGGTCAGCAGACGACATGTACACACAAGCCTTCCACTCCATGAGACGCACAAAACCAATGGCCACCCAGTTACTACCTGCACTTCTAAACCTTGCCCATCTCCACGACTCGGCCGTCCTATTTACATCAGAGCACAAAGATCACCAAg tcGATTTTCGACACCTGGGCCAAGCACAGGGAGCACGTCTTACACCAGCATGTATGAGAAAACCTTTCCCATTCGAGTAGTGCAGAATCCTTCCCCCGGCTCCTCCGGCCGTCACTGGAGAGGCAGAACTCACTGCACAGCACAAGAG TCAGTACgtgaggaggagaaggaggtgtACAGGCGGTTACTAGCCATGGTGTCCGGCGGCCAGTCATCATTCTTCCATGACAGCACTTCTAACCCAGGGATCCGATCACATCGGGattt TTCCAGTTTCCTGACTTCGAATCGCAGGCTGCTGCAGTGTGCCTCGCCAGAAGGCTCAGGAGCGGGAGAGTCCTCTCTCGGTTTATCCAGCCTGTCTCCTAGTCCCCAGACCTCGAGCGCAATGCACAGCCCTTCTGCACTCTCCAACGGGCCTGAAACACAGTCCTGGGATCCTGATTCAGATGGCAAATACGTCGCAAGAAAAACAGTGTTAGCCGAGCGGTCAGTGCCCTCCCCGGCGGCTCTTCAAGATACTTCTTCTCAGGACACACAGTCTTCTG CTCATGATGGGGATTCTGTCATTTTTGTAAAGGAGCAACATGGCAAGAGACCAGAGGGCTCCAG CGTACCATGTTTCCAAGCCGAGCTGTGGATCAAAGAACT GACAAGCCTTTATGACGCCCGTGCTCGGGAGAGACGGAGGCTAATAGAGAAGCAAGAGGCTCTGGCATCTCAGCTTCAGCATCAG CGCCTTTCCGGCGAGGGTAGAGCTGATTTAAGAAGTGTGGAGCTGCGGGTGCGAGTCCCTCTAGAAAAGGAGGTTCCTGTGACGCCTGTTGTCGAGGAAGCAGAGCCTGAAGCAGAGGAACAGGAATTCCCTGAGTTGACAGAG GCCATGCAAAATGAGGTGAACCGGGCACTAAGAGGTGGAAGTCAGGACGACGTGCTCAGTGAGGGATTCCGCCTTACCATCACCAGGAAGGACCTGCAGACCCTCAGCCACCTCAACTGGCTCAACGATGAG GTGATAAACTTCTACATGAACATGCTGGTGGAGCGGAGCAAGTCACCCCACCTGCCCTCTGTCTACACCTTcaacacttttttctttcccaaGCTGCGCAGCTCAGGATACTCAACTGTACGGCGCTGGACCAAGAAGGTGGACATCTTCTCTGTGGACATTATCTTGGTGCCCGTCCACCTAGGAGTGCACTGGTGTCTCGCT GTAGTGGATTTCCGCAAAAAGACCATCACGTATTTTGATTCCATGGGCGGGAACAATGACGAGGCGTGTCGGATTTTGCT AAATTATTTGAAGCAAGAAAGTGAAGACAAAAAGAAGCAAGAATTTGATACCTCAGACTGGATCCTTCATAGTAAAAAACGCAAC GAGATTCCTCAGCAAATGAATGGCAGCGACTGTGGGATGTTTACATGCAAGTATGCTGAATACATCACCAAAGACAAACCGATCACATTTACACAG AAACACATGCCGTATTTCAGGAGGCGGATGGTGTGGGAGATCTTGAACCGAAAACTTCTGCGATAA